In Mycoavidus cysteinexigens, a genomic segment contains:
- a CDS encoding VTT domain-containing protein — translation METLLHFAGMLLHIDRFLGTFIQQYGAWIYVVLFLIVFCETGLVVFPFLPGDSLLFVGGAFCAMGAMSLPVLIVLLLIAAIVGNTLNYRIGHFIGPKIFASNYRWLDRAALMKTQNFYERHGGKTIVLARFIPVVRTFAPFVAGLSKMRAARFQLFNISGALLWVFSLVLAGYFFGNLPFVKQYLNVIVLVGVATAAVPVFVGWLWQWLRPKR, via the coding sequence TTGGAAACGCTGTTGCATTTTGCTGGAATGTTGCTCCATATCGATCGTTTTTTGGGAACTTTTATTCAGCAATATGGTGCATGGATTTACGTTGTACTGTTTTTGATTGTATTTTGCGAGACAGGTTTGGTGGTTTTTCCGTTTTTGCCTGGTGATTCATTACTCTTCGTGGGCGGGGCTTTTTGCGCCATGGGGGCGATGTCGCTACCGGTTTTGATCGTGCTGTTGCTGATCGCAGCAATCGTTGGAAATACGCTGAACTACCGCATCGGTCATTTTATTGGGCCTAAAATATTTGCCTCGAACTACCGTTGGCTTGATCGCGCTGCCTTGATGAAAACCCAAAATTTCTACGAACGGCATGGCGGCAAAACGATTGTATTGGCGCGTTTTATCCCGGTGGTAAGAACCTTTGCGCCCTTCGTTGCTGGCCTATCCAAAATGCGCGCAGCGCGGTTTCAGCTATTTAATATATCAGGTGCGCTGCTGTGGGTGTTCAGTCTTGTGTTAGCGGGATATTTTTTCGGTAATCTGCCCTTTGTCAAACAATATTTGAATGTGATCGTATTGGTTGGTGTGGCGACCGCAGCCGTGCCGGTATTCGTTGGCTGGCTTTGGCAATGGCTGCGACCCAAGCGCTAA
- a CDS encoding HAD family hydrolase, translating to MMNLALFDLDHTLIPADSDYEWGCFAVRHGLVDATHFKLENERFYADYQAGRLDIHAYLRYALAPLARYSRAQLAAWHAQFMQEIITPLLRPAAFALIQRHQAAGDVCCIVTATNSFVTAPIARAFGINHLIAPEPATLNGDPTAAYTGEINGLPSYREGKIIRAEAWLQSLDKNWTSFKQSYFYSDSHNDIPLLEKVSTPIATNPDDKLRAHAQSKGWRILDLFKTS from the coding sequence ATGATGAACCTTGCCCTATTTGATCTCGACCATACGTTGATTCCAGCGGATAGCGACTACGAATGGGGCTGCTTTGCCGTACGCCATGGGTTAGTCGATGCGACCCATTTTAAGCTTGAGAATGAACGCTTCTATGCAGACTACCAAGCAGGCCGGCTCGATATTCACGCCTATCTGCGTTATGCGCTAGCGCCGCTGGCGCGTTATTCGCGCGCGCAATTAGCCGCCTGGCATGCCCAATTTATGCAAGAAATCATTACCCCGCTGCTGCGCCCGGCTGCCTTTGCCCTCATCCAGCGCCACCAGGCCGCCGGTGATGTATGCTGCATTGTGACGGCAACCAATAGTTTTGTTACGGCGCCTATCGCTCGCGCTTTCGGCATTAATCATCTCATCGCACCTGAGCCGGCTACGCTCAATGGCGATCCAACGGCTGCCTATACAGGCGAAATTAATGGCTTGCCCAGTTATCGTGAAGGTAAAATCATACGCGCTGAAGCTTGGCTACAGTCGCTTGATAAAAACTGGACAAGTTTTAAACAAAGCTATTTTTATAGCGATTCACACAACGACATTCCGTTACTCGAAAAAGTCAGCACCCCGATTGCGACTAACCCAGATGACAAGCTGCGTGCTCATGCTCAATCGAAAGGATGGCGTATTTTAGATTTATTCAAAACCTCGTGA
- a CDS encoding methylated-DNA--[protein]-cysteine S-methyltransferase: MHPIATFNAVFTTPFGKVGLRTEANAICEIVYLPNTVQEVSPNNALARQAVRQIERYLKQPSATFDLPLATVGSVFQRRVWQAISEIAPGTVQTYGQLARLIGSAPRAVGQACGSNYFPLVIPCHRVVGANGIGGFAHHAGDGYFRTVKRWLLAHEGVNYNSDSVSSIFKNK; this comes from the coding sequence ATGCACCCGATTGCTACATTTAACGCCGTATTTACTACGCCATTCGGTAAAGTGGGGCTGCGCACGGAAGCGAATGCGATATGTGAAATTGTCTATTTGCCGAACACGGTTCAGGAAGTGTCGCCCAACAATGCGTTGGCGCGCCAGGCTGTGCGTCAAATTGAACGGTATCTTAAACAACCTAGCGCCACTTTTGATTTGCCACTGGCTACAGTAGGGAGCGTTTTTCAACGTCGTGTGTGGCAAGCGATCAGTGAGATTGCGCCAGGGACCGTGCAGACATATGGACAACTTGCGCGCTTAATTGGTAGTGCGCCGCGCGCCGTGGGGCAGGCCTGTGGCTCGAATTACTTTCCGTTAGTGATTCCTTGTCACCGCGTGGTTGGAGCAAATGGCATTGGTGGCTTTGCCCATCATGCTGGCGACGGATACTTTCGTACGGTGAAGCGCTGGTTGCTCGCGCATGAAGGAGTTAACTATAACTCTGACTCAGTCAGCTCTATTTTTAAAAATAAATAA
- the hda gene encoding DnaA regulatory inactivator Hda: protein MFVSRQLLLDFGDPPSATFDNFITGANTELVTRLAALNEAPGNDYAAERFFYLWGEAGNGRSHLLHALCHRAGPGRARLAGPCASLAAFEFDPALALYAIDDCDMLSPIQQIAAFNLFNEIKAHPHCAFVATGQMPPRLLKVREDLRTRLGWGLVYQLMPLDDVGKMAALTRAAQARGIALAADVPPYLLAHFRRDMRTLIGLLDALDRFSLERHRPITLPLLRAMLSHQEMTTLTATPCFE, encoded by the coding sequence ATATTTGTGTCGCGCCAGTTATTGCTTGATTTCGGGGACCCGCCTAGCGCTACGTTTGATAATTTCATCACCGGCGCAAATACCGAGCTTGTTACGCGGCTTGCCGCACTGAATGAAGCTCCAGGGAATGATTATGCCGCCGAGCGCTTTTTCTATCTATGGGGTGAAGCGGGGAACGGGCGCAGTCATTTACTCCATGCGCTGTGTCACCGCGCAGGCCCGGGTCGCGCTCGTCTTGCCGGACCATGCGCGAGCTTAGCTGCGTTTGAATTTGATCCAGCCTTGGCCCTTTATGCAATCGATGATTGCGATATGCTCTCGCCCATCCAGCAAATTGCCGCCTTCAATTTGTTTAATGAAATTAAGGCTCACCCGCACTGTGCTTTTGTCGCAACGGGCCAGATGCCGCCACGCTTACTCAAGGTGCGCGAAGATTTGCGCACCCGACTTGGCTGGGGGCTGGTATACCAACTTATGCCCCTCGATGATGTGGGCAAAATGGCCGCCCTGACGCGCGCCGCTCAAGCACGCGGCATCGCGCTCGCAGCAGATGTGCCGCCTTATCTACTGGCGCACTTCAGACGTGATATGAGAACCTTAATCGGCTTGCTCGATGCGCTTGACCGTTTTTCTTTGGAACGACACCGACCCATCACACTGCCGTTACTCCGCGCAATGTTATCGCATCAAGAAATGACGACACTCACCGCAACTCCGTGCTTCGAGTAA
- a CDS encoding coiled-coil domain-containing protein — protein sequence MFITAFDTLKLVKRLIGIGVPQNQAEAGAEILAEIFNDNLQELVTKEDLQREISGLRKDTDVKHESLRKDMDAKHESLRKDMDAKHESLRKDMDTKHESLRKDMDAKHESLRKDMDINHETLRKDMHLMEERFDSKLEKFGLNLTIKHGLITAALLTAVPALSKLF from the coding sequence ATGTTTATTACCGCTTTTGATACTTTAAAATTAGTTAAACGCCTTATAGGAATCGGTGTTCCACAGAACCAAGCAGAAGCCGGAGCTGAAATTTTGGCCGAAATTTTTAACGATAATCTGCAAGAGCTGGTCACTAAAGAAGATCTGCAACGTGAAATAAGTGGCCTGCGTAAAGACACGGATGTTAAACATGAATCTTTGCGTAAAGACATGGATGCTAAACATGAATCTCTGCGTAAAGACATGGATGCTAAACATGAATCTCTGCGTAAAGACATGGATACTAAACATGAGTCTCTGCGTAAAGACATGGATGCTAAACATGAGTCTTTGCGTAAAGACATGGACATCAACCATGAAACTTTACGCAAAGACATGCACTTAATGGAGGAACGCTTTGACTCCAAATTGGAAAAATTTGGACTTAATTTAACCATCAAACATGGCTTGATCACAGCCGCTTTATTAACTGCAGTGCCAGCACTCAGTAAGCTTTTTTAG
- a CDS encoding N-acetylmuramoyl-L-alanine amidase translates to MLIKPFRSFESNTTTPPIWRRRQLLCAGASVLLLGLLPKSAYAASILGVRVWPARDYTRLTIESDQPLAYTSRLLQEPERIVVDFKGLTLDTTLKALVAKITPNDPQIRQVRVGQFTPDTVRLVLDLKDAVKPQVFTLPPISNYRHRLVFDLYPAIPPDPLLDLIAKTEAKAMVNAPHAPPGLTGPKTSAPLDPSDAFFERFAKGETPSSGTSDLLAQQKNPQDTARAPSTRAGDDKYSLSQQTPAKAHTVRLLTIAIDPGHGGEDPGAIGKKGTYEKNVVLDIARRLRTKIDALPNMRAMMTRDDDYFVPLHVRVQKARRVEADLFVSIHADAFITPKAHGSSVFALSNHGASSTTAKWIANKENTSDLIGGVNIKTQDKAVSHALLDMSTTAQINDSMRYGNYVLNEIGRINKLHKNAVEQASFAVLKAPDIPSVLVETAFISNPEEEVKLNTPAYREQMANAILRGIKRYFSANPPLAKNKML, encoded by the coding sequence ATGTTAATCAAACCTTTTCGTTCATTTGAATCTAACACCACTACGCCACCTATTTGGCGACGGCGTCAGCTTTTATGCGCTGGCGCTTCAGTTTTACTCCTCGGCTTATTGCCCAAATCTGCATATGCAGCATCAATTCTTGGCGTTCGCGTATGGCCAGCACGAGATTACACGCGCCTAACCATAGAATCAGATCAGCCGCTCGCTTACACTTCTCGGCTGTTGCAAGAACCCGAGCGAATTGTAGTTGATTTTAAAGGCCTTACGCTGGATACCACGCTAAAAGCGCTGGTTGCAAAAATCACGCCGAATGACCCGCAAATTCGCCAAGTACGCGTGGGACAATTTACGCCCGATACAGTGCGGCTCGTGCTTGACTTAAAAGACGCCGTAAAACCTCAGGTCTTTACGCTGCCACCCATTAGCAACTATCGCCATCGACTGGTGTTCGATTTATACCCAGCCATCCCACCCGATCCACTGCTGGATTTAATCGCTAAGACCGAAGCAAAGGCCATGGTGAACGCTCCCCATGCCCCGCCCGGCCTTACCGGGCCCAAAACGTCGGCCCCTTTAGATCCAAGCGATGCTTTTTTTGAGCGCTTTGCAAAGGGCGAGACTCCCTCCTCAGGAACGTCAGATCTACTCGCGCAACAGAAAAATCCCCAAGACACGGCTCGAGCGCCTTCCACGCGCGCGGGCGATGATAAATATAGCTTGAGTCAACAAACCCCAGCTAAAGCACATACAGTGCGCCTGCTCACGATTGCCATTGATCCTGGACATGGTGGCGAAGACCCTGGCGCGATCGGCAAAAAAGGGACTTATGAGAAAAATGTAGTGCTCGATATTGCCCGCCGCTTGCGCACAAAAATTGATGCGCTGCCGAATATGCGCGCGATGATGACGCGCGACGATGATTATTTCGTGCCACTGCATGTCCGCGTGCAAAAAGCCCGTCGGGTTGAAGCGGATTTATTTGTTTCAATTCACGCGGATGCCTTTATCACCCCCAAGGCCCACGGCTCTTCGGTCTTTGCATTGTCGAACCATGGCGCCTCTAGCACGACCGCAAAGTGGATTGCCAATAAAGAAAACACCTCCGACTTAATCGGCGGCGTGAATATTAAAACACAAGATAAAGCGGTATCACACGCCTTGCTGGATATGTCGACCACAGCGCAAATAAACGACAGTATGCGCTATGGCAATTACGTGCTTAACGAAATCGGACGGATTAACAAGCTCCATAAAAATGCGGTCGAACAAGCCAGCTTTGCTGTATTAAAAGCGCCCGATATTCCGTCCGTTTTAGTGGAAACTGCGTTTATCAGTAACCCCGAAGAAGAGGTTAAACTGAATACGCCTGCCTATCGTGAGCAAATGGCGAATGCGATTTTGCGCGGCATTAAGCGTTACTTTTCAGCCAATCCACCGCTGGCTAAAAACAAAATGCTTTAG
- the tsaE gene encoding tRNA (adenosine(37)-N6)-threonylcarbamoyltransferase complex ATPase subunit type 1 TsaE — protein MRATAVKTVSLLERSFELPDEAATAKFGASFAHALMTLYTTDFPGLQVHLYGELGMGKTALVRATLRALGYTGRVRSPTYTLVEPYTLEVAKLAADSSQIIQSNVDLPLNIFHFDLYRFAHPTEWVDAGFREYFNMRALYLIEWPQQAGDLLGAPDLEFTLELAGAGRRLLIRALSHTGKECLARC, from the coding sequence ATGCGCGCGACCGCAGTTAAAACCGTTTCATTACTTGAGCGCTCATTTGAATTACCCGATGAGGCGGCCACTGCGAAGTTTGGCGCAAGCTTCGCACACGCGCTAATGACACTGTACACCACAGATTTTCCAGGGTTACAAGTACACCTCTATGGCGAGCTCGGCATGGGCAAGACCGCGCTGGTACGCGCCACCCTGCGCGCACTGGGCTATACTGGCCGAGTGCGCAGCCCAACTTACACTCTAGTTGAACCTTACACGCTTGAAGTTGCCAAACTCGCAGCAGATTCTAGTCAGATCATTCAGTCAAATGTTGATTTACCGCTCAATATTTTCCATTTTGACCTGTATCGCTTCGCCCATCCAACCGAATGGGTGGATGCTGGGTTTCGGGAATATTTTAATATGCGCGCACTTTATCTAATCGAATGGCCGCAACAAGCAGGAGACTTACTGGGCGCGCCCGATCTTGAGTTTACGCTTGAACTCGCAGGCGCTGGGCGGCGCTTGCTGATCCGCGCACTGAGTCACACCGGAAAAGAATGCCTTGCTCGATGTTAA
- the mutL gene encoding DNA mismatch repair endonuclease MutL produces the protein MTTIRPRSILPLPDQLISQIAAGEVVERPASVVKELIENAFDAGAQSLRISLEAGGVKRISIVDDGNGIAPDELPLALMRHATSKIHSLAELEAVRTLGFRGEALASIASVAQVSLTSRTAEAPHAMSIDAQTGALAPAAGGIGTSIEVRELYFNTPARRKFLKSEQTEFGHCLDVIRRAALARPEVAISVHHNGRAVEHWNAGAASLRVAKILGEAFALAHLPLAEQAGPIALNGFVGLPTTSRGRADQQYFFVNGRFVRDKLLTHAVRSAYEDVLHGERHPAYVLMLEVPPESVDVNVHPSKIEVRFRDSRSIHQFIFHAVQRALAQQAGISQPTTAGGHATHLAPLSDSTTSSASVTNPAWLPQARMRQGMLPIQTRVEQPLAVYDALFGPRKIDPNTTHLETTSAAQTESAPSVRPNANDAAVHLNPTHLTEPDTESTRGQIPSTTTSSANATADEDHPLGFALGQLHNIYILAQNKLGLVLVDMHAAHERVIYEQFKTALAEHSIAMQPLLLPLSIPANEVEIGTVEENQTTLAALGFDITIQSPTALAIRAVPALLKGADLSALAHAVLEDLHAHGGSRILLEHQHELLGTLACHHAVRANQRLTLNEMNGLLRQMERTPRANQCNHGRPTWYQLSLTDLDRLFMRGQ, from the coding sequence ATGACAACTATACGCCCACGGTCTATCCTGCCGCTGCCCGATCAATTAATCAGCCAAATTGCAGCCGGCGAAGTGGTTGAGCGTCCTGCTTCGGTGGTTAAAGAACTGATTGAAAATGCGTTTGACGCCGGCGCACAATCATTGCGCATTTCACTTGAAGCGGGGGGCGTAAAACGTATTTCCATAGTTGACGATGGTAACGGGATTGCGCCAGATGAGCTACCGCTTGCGTTGATGCGCCATGCCACCAGCAAAATTCATTCTCTGGCGGAACTAGAAGCCGTGCGCACGCTGGGTTTTCGTGGCGAAGCGCTGGCTTCAATCGCCTCCGTAGCGCAAGTATCGCTCACGAGCCGCACCGCCGAAGCGCCACATGCAATGTCAATTGATGCGCAAACCGGCGCACTAGCCCCTGCAGCCGGAGGAATTGGCACGTCGATCGAGGTCCGTGAGCTGTACTTCAACACGCCAGCCCGCCGCAAATTTTTAAAAAGCGAGCAAACTGAATTCGGCCATTGCCTAGATGTGATTCGTCGCGCGGCGCTGGCGCGGCCAGAAGTTGCCATTTCGGTGCACCATAATGGCCGCGCCGTCGAGCATTGGAATGCTGGCGCGGCCTCGCTCCGCGTCGCCAAAATCCTTGGCGAGGCCTTTGCCCTAGCCCATTTGCCGCTGGCAGAACAAGCCGGACCAATTGCGTTGAATGGTTTTGTTGGCCTGCCTACAACCAGCCGCGGACGAGCCGATCAGCAATATTTTTTCGTCAATGGCCGCTTTGTGCGGGACAAATTACTTACGCACGCGGTACGCTCTGCCTATGAAGATGTCTTACATGGAGAACGCCATCCAGCCTATGTGCTGATGCTCGAGGTCCCGCCCGAATCCGTTGATGTAAACGTGCATCCATCTAAAATTGAAGTCCGTTTCCGCGATTCTCGCTCAATCCATCAATTTATCTTTCATGCTGTGCAGCGCGCGCTCGCACAGCAGGCGGGGATTTCGCAACCCACTACAGCAGGCGGACACGCGACACATCTTGCGCCACTGAGCGACTCAACGACCTCAAGCGCATCGGTAACCAATCCAGCTTGGCTACCGCAAGCACGCATGCGACAAGGTATGCTGCCAATTCAAACCCGGGTAGAACAACCTCTTGCCGTTTATGACGCGCTCTTTGGCCCGCGTAAAATCGACCCAAATACGACGCATCTTGAAACCACCTCTGCAGCACAGACAGAGTCCGCTCCGTCTGTGCGCCCAAATGCAAACGATGCGGCTGTTCACTTAAATCCAACCCATTTAACTGAGCCTGACACTGAGTCCACGCGTGGACAAATACCTTCTACGACTACCTCCTCTGCAAACGCCACTGCCGATGAAGATCATCCGCTAGGATTCGCACTCGGCCAACTGCATAATATTTACATTCTCGCCCAAAATAAGCTTGGCCTGGTGTTGGTTGATATGCATGCCGCCCATGAACGAGTGATCTATGAGCAATTCAAAACCGCACTAGCTGAACATTCGATTGCGATGCAACCCTTGTTGCTGCCATTATCTATCCCTGCCAACGAGGTTGAAATTGGCACCGTCGAGGAGAATCAAACGACGCTAGCCGCTCTGGGTTTTGATATTACGATCCAATCTCCGACAGCACTGGCTATTCGGGCCGTCCCCGCGCTGCTTAAAGGCGCTGATTTATCCGCCCTTGCGCATGCTGTGTTAGAAGATCTGCATGCTCATGGTGGCTCACGAATATTGCTTGAACACCAACATGAACTACTCGGCACGTTGGCCTGTCACCACGCAGTGCGAGCGAACCAACGCTTAACGTTGAATGAAATGAATGGACTGCTGCGGCAAATGGAAAGGACCCCGCGCGCCAATCAATGCAATCACGGACGACCTACCTGGTATCAGCTTTCACTCACTGATCTAGATCGGCTCTTTATGCGTGGACAATGA
- the purM gene encoding phosphoribosylformylglycinamidine cyclo-ligase: protein MNSSNFARPSGLTYKDSGVDIEAGDALVERIKPFAKRTLRAGVLAGIGGFGGLFEVPKKYQEPVLVSGTDGVGTKLKLAFQLNRHDTIGQDLVAMSVNDILAQGAEPLFFLDYFACGKLEVETAATVIQGIAAGCELAGCALIGGETAEMPEMYPAGEYDLAGFAVGAVEKSKIIDGHAIAAGDVVLGLASSGIHANGYSLVRRILQQEQVDLADQLDGHALADALMAPTRIYVKPVLALLEKITVKGIAHITGGGLLENIPRMLADPLCAELDQHAWPLPPLFSWLAERGGVADDEMHRVFNCGIGMVLVVSAQHAQAALAELAAAGETAWLIGKIRARVEGEAQTIVI from the coding sequence ATGAATTCATCAAATTTTGCTAGACCCTCAGGCCTGACCTATAAAGATTCAGGCGTTGATATAGAAGCTGGCGATGCGCTGGTTGAACGCATTAAGCCGTTCGCTAAACGCACGCTGCGCGCAGGTGTATTGGCCGGCATTGGCGGCTTTGGCGGGCTATTTGAGGTGCCCAAAAAATATCAAGAACCCGTATTAGTGTCGGGTACGGATGGTGTGGGCACTAAGCTTAAACTGGCTTTTCAGCTCAATCGGCACGACACAATCGGACAAGATTTGGTCGCCATGAGCGTGAATGATATTCTCGCACAAGGGGCTGAGCCACTCTTTTTCCTTGACTATTTTGCTTGCGGCAAGCTTGAGGTTGAGACCGCGGCGACGGTTATCCAAGGGATCGCGGCAGGTTGCGAGCTCGCGGGTTGTGCCTTAATTGGCGGCGAGACGGCTGAAATGCCAGAAATGTACCCGGCGGGCGAATACGATTTAGCCGGTTTTGCTGTGGGCGCGGTTGAAAAAAGCAAAATCATTGATGGTCACGCGATTGCGGCCGGCGATGTCGTGCTTGGCCTTGCCTCAAGCGGTATCCACGCAAACGGTTATTCGTTGGTGCGGCGGATTCTCCAGCAGGAGCAGGTTGATTTAGCGGATCAGCTGGATGGCCATGCATTGGCTGACGCACTGATGGCGCCTACGCGCATTTATGTCAAACCAGTGCTGGCTTTGCTTGAAAAAATAACGGTCAAAGGCATCGCGCATATTACGGGTGGCGGTTTGCTGGAAAATATTCCACGCATGCTCGCCGATCCTTTATGCGCTGAGCTGGATCAGCATGCTTGGCCGTTGCCGCCTTTATTTAGTTGGTTAGCGGAGCGGGGTGGCGTTGCTGATGACGAAATGCACCGCGTGTTCAACTGTGGCATTGGGATGGTGCTGGTGGTCTCCGCGCAGCACGCGCAAGCGGCGCTAGCTGAGCTTGCCGCTGCAGGTGAAACCGCCTGGCTGATTGGCAAAATTCGCGCGCGGGTTGAAGGCGAAGCACAAACGATAGTTATTTAA
- the miaA gene encoding tRNA (adenosine(37)-N6)-dimethylallyltransferase MiaA, whose product MNLVTQHHAQDRPPYPPVICLLGPTASGKTAAALGLAQHVPLEIISLDSALVYREMDIGTAKPSRAERALVTHHLIDILDPAQTYSAAAFKADAQRLIGEIYARKARPLLVGGTMLYYKVLTAGLALLPEANPQVRATLDREAARDGWPALHARLATCDPALAARLAPNDAQRIQRALEVWLLTGQPMSQLLAVKEHVNAPYDYLPIALEPSDRSVLHKRIETRFDAMLEAGFVAEVTRLRARGDLHPDLPAMRCVGYRQIWAYLEDKINQATMREQGIVATRQLCKRQLTWLRAIDKRLVLDCCAPDLSAQVITNVMRIWGAYPFTD is encoded by the coding sequence ATGAACTTAGTCACTCAACACCACGCTCAAGATCGGCCGCCTTATCCTCCTGTAATCTGCCTGCTGGGCCCGACTGCATCTGGTAAAACAGCCGCCGCGTTAGGTCTTGCTCAACACGTGCCGCTTGAAATTATCAGCCTCGACTCGGCTTTAGTGTATCGAGAAATGGATATTGGCACGGCCAAACCCTCTCGTGCCGAGCGCGCCCTGGTTACGCACCATCTGATTGATATTCTTGATCCTGCTCAGACTTATTCCGCCGCAGCTTTTAAAGCAGATGCGCAACGCTTAATTGGTGAAATTTATGCACGCAAAGCACGGCCGTTATTAGTTGGCGGGACGATGCTGTATTACAAAGTGCTGACCGCAGGGCTCGCTCTTTTGCCCGAAGCGAACCCGCAGGTGCGCGCAACGCTTGACCGTGAAGCCGCTCGTGACGGCTGGCCTGCTTTACATGCGCGCCTGGCCACCTGCGATCCCGCGCTGGCAGCTAGGCTGGCGCCCAATGATGCACAGCGCATTCAACGCGCACTCGAAGTATGGCTGCTGACCGGACAACCCATGTCTCAGTTACTGGCAGTTAAAGAGCATGTCAATGCGCCTTATGATTATTTGCCCATTGCACTTGAGCCGTCCGACCGGAGTGTATTGCATAAACGTATCGAAACACGCTTTGACGCCATGCTCGAGGCGGGTTTCGTAGCTGAAGTAACGCGCTTACGAGCTCGTGGCGATCTGCATCCAGACTTACCTGCTATGCGCTGCGTGGGCTATCGTCAGATCTGGGCGTATCTGGAAGACAAAATCAACCAGGCCACAATGCGCGAGCAGGGGATAGTTGCTACGCGTCAGCTTTGTAAAAGACAATTAACTTGGTTGCGTGCAATAGATAAACGCCTGGTGCTTGACTGCTGCGCACCTGATCTCAGCGCACAAGTCATAACAAACGTGATGCGTATTTGGGGTGCTTATCCTTTTACCGATTAA
- the queG gene encoding tRNA epoxyqueuosine(34) reductase QueG translates to MNANVDNLPDKPKQVTPLGGSQLDAGALAALVPRIRAWAQELGFNALGITDTDLSAAEPGFLAWLAAGFHGEMDYMAKHRAQRLQPAELVAGTVRVISVRMPYLPAQTTLNSEAEQGAAQADWRAIEAARLEDPTQAVISIYARGRDYHKVLRQRLQKLADRIQVEIGPFGYRAFTDSAPVFEVALAQKAHLGWRGKHTLLLHRDEGSLFFLGEIFVDLPLPVDVPQSSAPAPLENSDNPQQTEDGAYCGRCTRCIDVCPTGAIVAPYRLDARRCISYLTIELKGSIPEPLRPLLGNRVYGCDDCQLVCPWNKFARPSSVGDFAVRNKLDQASLIELFAWSESDFETRLAGSAIRRIGYQRWLRNLAVGLGNARRAAWAAGRNLEHRQLTQALHERAQDSSALVREHVQWALCQ, encoded by the coding sequence ATGAATGCAAATGTAGATAATTTACCAGACAAACCTAAGCAAGTGACGCCTTTGGGCGGCTCTCAACTTGACGCGGGCGCACTGGCCGCGCTCGTGCCGCGGATTCGAGCCTGGGCGCAGGAGTTGGGTTTTAACGCGCTAGGTATTACTGACACCGATTTATCGGCGGCTGAGCCAGGCTTTTTAGCGTGGTTGGCGGCAGGTTTTCACGGTGAAATGGATTATATGGCGAAACATCGCGCGCAACGCTTACAACCCGCTGAATTAGTCGCGGGCACGGTTCGCGTGATTTCTGTGCGCATGCCCTATTTGCCAGCGCAGACTACGTTAAATAGTGAAGCCGAGCAGGGTGCAGCACAGGCGGATTGGCGTGCGATTGAAGCGGCTCGCCTGGAGGATCCAACCCAGGCCGTTATTTCGATCTACGCGCGAGGGCGCGATTACCATAAGGTATTGCGCCAACGGCTACAAAAACTGGCGGATCGGATTCAGGTTGAAATTGGCCCTTTTGGTTATCGAGCCTTTACTGATTCTGCGCCGGTGTTTGAAGTGGCGTTGGCGCAAAAGGCCCACCTCGGCTGGCGTGGCAAGCACACTTTATTATTACACCGCGATGAGGGTTCATTATTTTTTTTAGGTGAAATTTTTGTTGATTTACCCTTGCCGGTTGATGTGCCGCAGTCGTCAGCGCCAGCGCCTCTAGAAAACTCAGACAACCCGCAACAAACTGAGGATGGCGCGTATTGCGGTCGTTGTACGCGTTGCATTGATGTATGTCCAACGGGCGCGATTGTTGCGCCTTATCGACTTGATGCGCGCCGTTGCATTTCTTATCTGACGATTGAATTAAAAGGCAGTATTCCCGAGCCTCTGCGCCCTTTACTGGGTAACCGCGTTTATGGGTGCGATGACTGCCAGCTAGTTTGCCCGTGGAATAAGTTCGCTCGTCCAAGTAGTGTGGGAGACTTTGCTGTACGTAATAAATTAGACCAGGCGTCATTAATTGAGCTGTTTGCCTGGAGTGAGTCCGACTTTGAGACGCGGCTTGCAGGTAGCGCTATCCGTAGAATAGGTTATCAACGCTGGTTACGCAACCTAGCTGTGGGTTTAGGCAATGCACGGCGTGCTGCTTGGGCAGCAGGCCGTAATCTTGAACATCGGCAACTCACTCAGGCGCTGCACGAACGCGCACAGGATTCATCCGCGTTGGTGCGTGAGCATGTGCAGTGGGCGTTATGCCAATAA